The DNA segment CCGGGCGTCAACCCCGATCTGGAGCTGCCGCGGGCGCTGGCGGACGCCAAGTGCGCACGGGTGCCCGCGCCCGCCGCCTGGTACGAGGCGGCGGCCGCCGGGGAGGGCGGCGAGGCGACGACGCTGGGCGTGCTGCAGCCGTTCCTGGCGGGCTCGGCGGACGGCTGGCAGCTGGCGCTGAACGCGCTGGCCGTCCGCGCCGACTTCACCGGGTCGGCGCGGGCGCTCGGCCACGCCACCGCCGAGGTGCACACCGCGCTCGCCCAGACCCTGCCCACCACCGAGCTGCGCCGCCCGCAGCTGGAGGTGATCGCCGCCCAGATGCACGAGCGGCTGGACGCCACCGCCCGCGCCGTGCCCGTGCTGCAGCCCTACCGCGCCCGGCTGCGCACCGCCTTCGACGCGCTCGCCGCGACCGGGCACGACGGCCGCAGCTGGGCCGCCCAGCGCATCCACGGCGACCTGCACCTGGGCCAGACGCTGCGCTCCGCCGACGAGGGCCGCTGGTCGCTGATCGACTTCGAGGGCGAGCCGGCCCGTCCGCTGGCCGAGCGGCGCCGGCCGCAGCCGGCGGTGCGGGACGTCGCGGCGATGCTGCGGTCCTTCGACTACGCCGCGCGCAGCGGCCCGGCCGGCGGCGACCCCTGGGCGCTGGAGTGGGCCCGGCGCACCCGCGACGCCTTCTGCCGGGGCTACGCGGAGGCCGGCGGGCTCGATCCGCGCTCGGTGCCCGAGCTGATGCGCGCCTACGAGACCGACAAGGCCGTCTACGAGGTGCTCTACGAGGCCCGGCACCGGCCCGACTGGCTGTCCGTCCCGATGGCCGCCATCCGGCGGCTGGCGGCCGGCGACGAGCCGGCCGTGGGAGCCGAGGGGCCCGGCCCGGCCCGGGCCGCCGGGTCCGACGACGGCCGGGGGTGAGGGGCCGCCGACCGACCGCCGATCCGCCGCCGTACGCCCCGAGACCCGACCGACGCCCCGCCCCGCCCCGCCCCGCCCCGCCCCGAGGAGGCCCTCTCGTGACCGCCCGCCCGCCGTCCCGTCCCACCACTCCCGACACCGCGCCCGCCCCGGGCGCGACCGACGACAGCGCGGCGGGGCGGTCCGGCCGCGCGGCGCCTCCCCGGCCGGCAGCGGGCGACCCCGCGGCGGCCGCGCGCGGCACCTTCGCCGGGACCGCGGCCGGATCCGCGGGCCGATCCGCGGCCGGACCTGCGGCCGGACCCGCGGCCGGGACCGCCCCCGCGCGCCCGGTCGTGCCCCGGGAGGCGACGGCGCCCGGCCGGGCCGGCGCGCCCGCGGGCCCGGCCCGTGCGGGCGCGCCGGGGACCGGCACCCACGGGATCCGCGCCGCCGCCCCGCTGTCCGCCGAGGACCGCGGCCGGCTCCTGGGCGGTGCCCATCACGACCCGCACGCGCTGCTCGGCGCCCACCCCGTGCGCGGCGGGCTGCTCATCCGGGTCCTGCGGCCCTGCGCCAAGAGCGTCACCGTGCTGGCGAAGGGGCTGCGCGCCGCCCTGCCCGCCGAGGGCGACGGGCTGTTCGC comes from the Streptomyces angustmyceticus genome and includes:
- a CDS encoding maltokinase N-terminal cap-like domain-containing protein; this encodes MSDTASTRATRNTPDHRPLVGAPELLPSLAPLLTEWVPRQRWFAGKGRLLTGFTLLSATELLPCTDPGAPGLLLLLVRAQQSAPPSRTPVGGDCYQLLLGVHPALSPQLAPAVIGRPGGGPLHGRTVYDALLDNRLCALLLERLRVPGRLGALRFCREPDADIPSGLPGRPIAVEQSNSSIVYGDSFILKVFRRIEPGVNPDLELPRALADAKCARVPAPAAWYEAAAAGEGGEATTLGVLQPFLAGSADGWQLALNALAVRADFTGSARALGHATAEVHTALAQTLPTTELRRPQLEVIAAQMHERLDATARAVPVLQPYRARLRTAFDALAATGHDGRSWAAQRIHGDLHLGQTLRSADEGRWSLIDFEGEPARPLAERRRPQPAVRDVAAMLRSFDYAARSGPAGGDPWALEWARRTRDAFCRGYAEAGGLDPRSVPELMRAYETDKAVYEVLYEARHRPDWLSVPMAAIRRLAAGDEPAVGAEGPGPARAAGSDDGRG